In one Acomys russatus chromosome X, mAcoRus1.1, whole genome shotgun sequence genomic region, the following are encoded:
- the LOC127184766 gene encoding E3 ubiquitin-protein ligase PPP1R11-like has protein sequence MEESTSKLTKAISEPIAALEDGLKKINLSIPLKKAKSVKRVEWSRDTVDNEHLGHRSSKCCSVYEKPHVFDESSSESEREDEDNCHVLCAWGHEKGRRCPVHSSDIASASSPKPQGPSEESLLSSIKE, from the coding sequence ATGGAAGAATCAACATCTAAGCTGACAAAAGCCATCTCAGAGCCCATAGCTGCCCTGGAAGATGGGCTCAAAAAGATCAATCTGTCCATCCCATTAAAGAAAGCAAAGTCAGTCAAGAGGGTTGAGTGGTCACGTGACACTGTTGACAATGAGCACTTGGGCCATCGCTCATCCAAATGTTGCAGTGTTTATGAGAAGCCACATGTTTTTGATGAGAGCTCCTCAGAAAGCGAAAGAGAAGATGAAGACAATTGTCATGTACTCTGTGCCTGGGGTCATGAGAAGGGCCGCCGCTGTCCTGTTCATTCAAGTGACATTGCTAGCGCTTCATCTCCAAAGCCTCAAGGCCCATCTGAAGaatccctcctttcctccattaAAGAATAA